TTGGCCCAAGGCATGTTTGAATCTGGAACGGCACCAAGATGCACATCTGCAATATGTATGAACTTCATATATCCCCTCCTGTATGATATACAAACATTTATTAACTGTTAAAATTATACCATAGGTAAAGAGTAAACTTCAAGCTTGCAGCGAACATCTATTCTACTTCTTTCTTCCTTGACTTAATGAAGATATAGCTGTATAATCTACAAAAACAGCCTATAGGTGGTAATAATATGAAAACAATAGAAACAAAGCGGCTTATTCTTAGACCCTTTCTAGAGACCGACCTTGAGGATTTATACGAATACGCTAAAAACCCCAATGTGGGACCAAATGCCGGCTGGCAGCCCCATGAAAATATAGAAAAGTCAAAAGACATATTAAACAGCTTTATAGAACAAGGGGAAGTACTGGCCATTGTTTGGAAAGAAAATAATAAAGTTGTAGGTTCATTGGGCTTGCATAATGATCAACTTCGAAATACCGACAAGGTTAAGATGTTAGGATATGTTCTTTCACAAGATTACTGGGGAAGGGAAATTGTTCCCGAAGCCGTAAAGGCTGTTCTTAATTATGCATTTACAGACTTAGACTTATATATGGTATCGGTCCACCACTATCCCTTTAACCAAAGGTCAAAGCGGGTTATTGAAAAATGTGGTTTCACATACGAAGGAACCCTTAGGCATTGTTTCAAAGTATTTAGCGGAGAAATTTATGATTTGGTATGCTATTCCATGACTAAGGATGAGTGGGAAAAGTTATACATTAAATAATTATATTAGCTTAATACTAAATATTTTAGGGTGTCGCCAAAATCATTAACATTTGCCGACACCCTTAATATATATCTCCTTGTTTTTCTTTAACCTTTTATTTCACTACTTATTTCTTGTCCTGAAAATATGTGTCTTACAAGTTCATGGGTACCTGTTGAAGCCAAGCCGCTTGCAAGACCCCCCAGCAAAATCTCAGGAGTAAACTCCCATCCGTTAATCCAAAGGTTTAATATAACACCGGTTACTCCCATAATAAGGGGTATGTACTTATTCGGTATAAAGGAAATACTGTGCTTTATTATATATCCTAAGCATAAACAGATTGCAAGAACAACTAAAACAACATATCTGGCCAATACCTCCATTCTATAACCTCCTTTTTAAGATTACTATTACTCATTCCAAATATGCATCTACTAATATGAACTATCACATCTATAACATAAATATGCTTGTTTCCTTCTTGAAATGCTTATTTTTAAAAACCAAATCTGATTTATTATAAATCACCTAAAAACCCCATAAAATAAGGCTTTACAAAAGCCATATTTAATTGTATGATACTACTTGTCAGTTCGAGACCTTCCTGACGTAAAACAAAACTAAAGGAGATTAAAAATGAATAAGAAAATTTTGTATCTAACTGAAGCGGCAGTAATAGCTGCCATCTACACCGTATTGGTCTTTTTATTTCAATACTCTAGCTTTGGACCATTTCAATTTAGGATTGCAGAAGCACTTACTATTCTGCCCTACTTTAGTGCTGCTGCCATCCCAGGAGTTACCTTAGGATGTCTCCTAAGCAATATCTTATTTAGTAATATTTTCGATATTATATTTGGGACTTTGGCAACTCTTATAGGAGCCTATCTTTCTTATCGGTTAAGAGCTAATAAGTTTCTTGTTCCTATACCCCCTATAGTAGTAAATGCCCTTATTATACCTTGGGTATTAAAATATGCAGGCTTTGCAGAGGAATCAATTCCCCTTATGATGGTTTCAATCGCAGGGGGACAGCTACTTGCCGCAGGGGTACTGGGTATGCTTTTATTATTTACCCTAGACAAGGTTAAACATATAATATTTAAGAACTACTAACATAATCTATTAATATATTAATGATGATATATAAAGTATAATAATATTATTACACAACAAAAAATAAGGTCTGACAAAAAGGGAAGCTTCCATATTTGGAAGCTTCCCGCAATTTTAATTATTAATTCTTGCTATTTTATATTATAAATCACAATGATTAACGGTTCTAGGGAAAGGAATAACGTCTCTAATATTGCCCATACCGGTCAGATACATAACGCAACGTTCAAATCCAAGTCCAAAACCTGCATGTCTTACGGATCCATATCTTCTTAAATCAAGATAGAATTCATAATCCTCTCTCTTTAACCCCATCTCGTCTATACGCTTTAAGAGCTTATCATAATCATCTTCTCTTTGGCTTCCGCCAATTATTTCACCGATTCCCGGAACCAAAAGATCCATTGCAGCCACAGTCTTATTATCCTCATTGAGTTTCATATAGAAAGCTTTAATATCCTTAGGATAATCTGTTACAAATACCGGTTTATTAAATACCTGCTCGGTTAAGTAGCGTTCATGCTCTGTCTGAAGGTCACAACCCCAGAATGCTTTATATTCAAATTTATCGTTGTTCTTTTCTAAAATTTCAATTGCCTCAGTATATGTTATATGACCAAAGTCTGAAGTTGCCACCAGTTTAAGTCTATCCAGTAAGCCCTTATCAACAAATTGATTGAAGAAATTCATTTCCTCCGGAGCATGCTCTAAGACATAATTAATAATATATTTTAACATATCCTCAGCCAGTTCCATATTATCCTTAAGATCAGCAAAGGCAATCTCCGGTTCAATCATCCAAAACTCTGCGGCATGACGGGTAGTATTAGAATTTTCCGCACGGAAGGTAGGACCAAAAGTGTAGATATTCTTAAAAGCCATGGCATAAGTTTCCCCATTAAGCTGTCCGCTAACTGTAAGGTTTGTCTCTTTACCAAAAAAGTCGTAAGAAGTATCTACTTTTCCCTCTTCTGTTTTTGGTATATTTTCTAAATCAAGGGTAGTAACCCTAAACATTTCTCCAGCACCCTCAGCATCACTTCCGGTTATAATGGGAGTATGGACATAGATAAAGTTCCTCTCCTGGAAAAACTTATGAATTGCATAAGATATAAGTGAACGGACACGAAATACTGCCTGAAATGTATTGGTTCTGGGTCTTAGGTGAGTTATTGTTCTTAAATATTCTAAGGAGTGTCTCTTTTTCTGAAGGGGATATTCCGGTGTTGAGTAACCTTCAACAACTACTTGATCAGCTTGAATTTCGAAGGGCTGCTTTGCCTGGGGAGTTGCAACTAACTCACCGGTAACAATAATAGCAGAACCTACATTCAGTTTAGAAATTTCCACAAAATTATCTAATTTATCATGATAAACAACCTGCAAGGTATTAAAGCAGGTTCCATCATGGAGCACAATAAAACCAAAGGTTTTTGAATCCCTTACGCTGCGAATCCAACCTCCTACGGATATCCTTTTACCAATATATTGATCTTTATTCCGGTACAATTCTCTGACTTCTACTAGTTCCATAGCCAAACTCCTTTGTTTTAATTTTAAATAGTCCATAAATGATTTTAAATAATTATAGCATAAGATTTCGATATTACAAGCTTGAATCTTAGCCCCTCTTATAGATTTGTACTTATAAAAACTAAATTAGTGCTTTAACTTGTCAAAGCATTAATTATTTCCTTCCTGCTTTTTTCTTTAGTATTAATAAAATGAACCGGTTCCTGTATCTGACCCAAACTATGGGCATCGGAATTTATTATTATTTGACATGACTGAAAATATTTATGGGTCTTGCAAAGTTTTTCTGTCTTGTTTTTATTCTTAAACTCTACGGTTTTAAACTTTGCCTCCATAGGAACAAATCCTAGATTAGATAATAGACTAAAAGAATCTTTATCTACATGGGCCGGTACATATATTCCTTTAAATTCATCCATTAGTTTATCCAAGCTGTTAAATGAAATTTCTGTGGCATTTATTAATAGATATGGTTCCTCGGCTACTTTAGAATCATACTCATTATATATCTCCTGTCTGCCAAATACCATTTCATTGTTAGGAATCTTTATTAGCCTTTCATATACATATTTATCAAAAGCCATGGCATTTTCCAATTCCTCAAAAAAACAAAGCACATGGACTTCCTCCATAGTGCATAGCTCCATTCCGGGAATAACAAGAATATTATTTTTTTGGGCATAATTATAGACTGCCGGGCAATTTCTACAACTATTATGGTCTGTTACCGCAATTACATCCAGTCCCAGAAGTTTCGCCATATTTACAATATTAGCCGGTGTCATATCTTCATCACTGCAGGGAGATAAACAGGAGTGGATATGTAAATCATAGGAAAGCTTAAGCATTAAGTTTTTTGTAAACTAACAGGGCTGCCTCAAAAACCGGCTGGTCCGTATAAAAAACCGTAATGCCCTGCTCCTTTGCTTTAATTATGGCAGGCTCATCTAACCGGCTTCCTTCTGCCAGAATAACACAGGCTGCCTCAGCAAGAGCCGCCACTGCCAGAGTATTAATATTGGCCATTACCGTAATCCATACCGCATTTTCTGGCATCTTTGACATAGCTATGCTAAGTAAATCACAGCAATATGGCACACTTATCTCCCTTTTTAAATTATTTCCCTCGTTTAATAGCCGGAATTCTTCAAATTCAACTAATTCTTCTACTTTCACCGCTTTCCTCCTTAGACTTTTCACAATAATATAGCTTTACTTTTTATTATCTAATCTTGACAGCTCGTCAGATAATTTATGAATATAATCCCTAAGAATATGAATACAATCTCCTTCCTTAGCTGCTCCACGAACAATATCCTCAGCTAAGGCTTTACAGGTCGGTGCACCACAAGAACCACAATCAAGTCCCGGAAACTTGGCACAAAGCTCTTCCACTTTAGCCATCTTATTAATACTATCTTTTATATCCTTTCCTATTTTAAAAACCGGCTCATAGGGTACATCCTTAGTCCAAAAAGCCTCCTTGCTTTTACCTGGCTCTTTCCTATCAAGGTGAGTACAGGCCACAGGAAGATATTTTCTAAGACGTTTTAATTTAACCCTGGCTATATAAGGATTTTCTACTGTCAATACACCTCCGACACATCCCCCGGCACAGGCATTTAGTTCTATAAATTCCAATTGTTCAAATTTCTGATCCTCTAGGTCATTTAAAATACGATTCACATTTTCAATTCCATCAGCTGCCAAGTAATTATCAATAAGCAAAGCCCCCGCTTCTCCTCCGCTACTTCCCCATCCGATTCCGATTCTGCCGGATTCCCCTAAATCTTCAACTTCACTCATACTTTCTTTCATAAAGGGAAGTAGGATGGTATATACCTCTTTCATTGCCAGTACACCGTCAATCTCACTTTTATTTATACCGATAGGAGATTTTATTGCCGTTACCTTGGCAGGACAAGGGGAGATGAATATGACTCCAATTTTATTTGAAGGAAGTCCCGTTTCTTCCATAGCTTTTTTTCTTGCTAAAGAAGCAGCAAGTTCTACCGGCGGCAATAGGGGAAGAAGATGTTCTATAAGATTAGGAAATCTGATTTGTATAAGACGAACTACTGTGGGACAAGCAGTGCTTATAATTGGCCATTTATCTTTGTTATTGGCCACATATTTTCTGCTTAATTCCGATATAATCTCTGCTGCAGCGGCAACCTCATAGACTTGGTCAAAGCCCATCTTCTTCAGGGCAGTAAGTACAATATTAATATCCTCAAGGTTATTAAATTGCCCATATAAAGACGGAGCCGGAAGAGCCACTTTATATTCAAATTTGTCCATAATATCCGGAGAATCATAAGTGGCATTCTTTGCATGATGAGGGCAGATACGAATACACTCTCCACAGTCAATACAGAATTCCTTAATTATAAAGGCCTTCCCATCCCTCACCCTAATTGCCTGGGTGGGACATCTTTTGATGCAATTAATGCACCCTTTGCATAACTCTTTATTTAATCGTACCGAATTGAAAAATTCACTCATGCTTAAGCTCCCCTTATTTTAAAAGCATTTAAAATCTTTTATCCTTTTAACATAATCACATTTCTTTTGGTATGTAAACCTTCATTGTAACCGTAGTCCCTTGACCTAATTTGCTTTCTATTTTTAGTTCATCAGAATATTTCTTCATATTGGGCAGGCCCATGCCTGCACCAAAACCTAAAGATCTGATATTATCCGGAGCCGTAGTATAGCCTGCTTGCATGGCCAGTTCAATATCCTCAATTCCCGGACCTTTGTCCTTTAATATCATTTTTATA
This genomic interval from Herbinix luporum contains the following:
- a CDS encoding GNAT family N-acetyltransferase: MKTIETKRLILRPFLETDLEDLYEYAKNPNVGPNAGWQPHENIEKSKDILNSFIEQGEVLAIVWKENNKVVGSLGLHNDQLRNTDKVKMLGYVLSQDYWGREIVPEAVKAVLNYAFTDLDLYMVSVHHYPFNQRSKRVIEKCGFTYEGTLRHCFKVFSGEIYDLVCYSMTKDEWEKLYIK
- a CDS encoding ATP-binding protein, with the protein product MNEKIILNYNVDSGDFTRAGEASSNVKKKLKLMGFDPNIVRKVAISLYEGEINMVIHSYGGTIQVIISPDVIKMILKDKGPGIEDIELAMQAGYTTAPDNIRSLGFGAGMGLPNMKKYSDELKIESKLGQGTTVTMKVYIPKEM
- a CDS encoding phage holin family protein, giving the protein MEVLARYVVLVVLAICLCLGYIIKHSISFIPNKYIPLIMGVTGVILNLWINGWEFTPEILLGGLASGLASTGTHELVRHIFSGQEISSEIKG
- a CDS encoding [Fe-Fe] hydrogenase large subunit C-terminal domain-containing protein gives rise to the protein MSEFFNSVRLNKELCKGCINCIKRCPTQAIRVRDGKAFIIKEFCIDCGECIRICPHHAKNATYDSPDIMDKFEYKVALPAPSLYGQFNNLEDINIVLTALKKMGFDQVYEVAAAAEIISELSRKYVANNKDKWPIISTACPTVVRLIQIRFPNLIEHLLPLLPPVELAASLARKKAMEETGLPSNKIGVIFISPCPAKVTAIKSPIGINKSEIDGVLAMKEVYTILLPFMKESMSEVEDLGESGRIGIGWGSSGGEAGALLIDNYLAADGIENVNRILNDLEDQKFEQLEFIELNACAGGCVGGVLTVENPYIARVKLKRLRKYLPVACTHLDRKEPGKSKEAFWTKDVPYEPVFKIGKDIKDSINKMAKVEELCAKFPGLDCGSCGAPTCKALAEDIVRGAAKEGDCIHILRDYIHKLSDELSRLDNKK
- a CDS encoding PHP domain-containing protein — protein: MLKLSYDLHIHSCLSPCSDEDMTPANIVNMAKLLGLDVIAVTDHNSCRNCPAVYNYAQKNNILVIPGMELCTMEEVHVLCFFEELENAMAFDKYVYERLIKIPNNEMVFGRQEIYNEYDSKVAEEPYLLINATEISFNSLDKLMDEFKGIYVPAHVDKDSFSLLSNLGFVPMEAKFKTVEFKNKNKTEKLCKTHKYFQSCQIIINSDAHSLGQIQEPVHFINTKEKSRKEIINALTS
- the asnS gene encoding asparagine--tRNA ligase, which encodes MELVEVRELYRNKDQYIGKRISVGGWIRSVRDSKTFGFIVLHDGTCFNTLQVVYHDKLDNFVEISKLNVGSAIIVTGELVATPQAKQPFEIQADQVVVEGYSTPEYPLQKKRHSLEYLRTITHLRPRTNTFQAVFRVRSLISYAIHKFFQERNFIYVHTPIITGSDAEGAGEMFRVTTLDLENIPKTEEGKVDTSYDFFGKETNLTVSGQLNGETYAMAFKNIYTFGPTFRAENSNTTRHAAEFWMIEPEIAFADLKDNMELAEDMLKYIINYVLEHAPEEMNFFNQFVDKGLLDRLKLVATSDFGHITYTEAIEILEKNNDKFEYKAFWGCDLQTEHERYLTEQVFNKPVFVTDYPKDIKAFYMKLNEDNKTVAAMDLLVPGIGEIIGGSQREDDYDKLLKRIDEMGLKREDYEFYLDLRRYGSVRHAGFGLGFERCVMYLTGMGNIRDVIPFPRTVNHCDL
- a CDS encoding QueT transporter family protein, which produces MNKKILYLTEAAVIAAIYTVLVFLFQYSSFGPFQFRIAEALTILPYFSAAAIPGVTLGCLLSNILFSNIFDIIFGTLATLIGAYLSYRLRANKFLVPIPPIVVNALIIPWVLKYAGFAEESIPLMMVSIAGGQLLAAGVLGMLLLFTLDKVKHIIFKNY